One window from the genome of Streptomyces sp. NBC_00708 encodes:
- a CDS encoding TerD family protein: protein MAVSLSKGGNVSLTKEAPGLTAVTVGLGWDVRTTTGTDFDLDASAIAVNAGGKVYSDAHFVFFNNKSTPDQTIVHTGDNVTGEGEGDDEQINVNLAGLPADVDKIVFPVSIYDAETRSQNFGQVRNAYIRILNQAGGTEIARYDLSEDAATETAMVFGELYRNGAEWKFRAVGQGYASGLRGIAQDFGVSL, encoded by the coding sequence ATGGCAGTAAGCCTGTCCAAGGGCGGCAACGTCTCCCTCACCAAGGAGGCCCCCGGCCTCACCGCCGTCACGGTCGGCCTCGGCTGGGACGTCCGTACCACCACCGGCACCGACTTCGACCTGGACGCCTCGGCGATCGCGGTCAACGCCGGCGGCAAGGTCTACTCCGACGCCCACTTCGTCTTCTTCAACAACAAGTCGACGCCGGACCAGACCATCGTGCACACCGGTGACAACGTCACGGGTGAGGGCGAGGGCGACGACGAGCAGATCAACGTCAACCTGGCGGGCCTGCCGGCCGACGTCGACAAGATCGTCTTCCCGGTCTCCATCTACGACGCCGAGACCCGCAGCCAGAACTTCGGCCAGGTGCGGAACGCCTACATCCGCATCCTCAACCAGGCCGGCGGCACCGAGATCGCGCGCTACGACCTGAGCGAGGACGCCGCCACCGAGACCGCCATGGTCTTCGGCGAGCTGTACCGCAACGGCGCCGAGTGGAAGTTCCGCGCCGTGGGCCAGGGTTACGCCTCCGGCCTGCGCGGCATCGCCCAGGACTTCGGCGTCAGCCTCTGA
- the arfB gene encoding alternative ribosome rescue aminoacyl-tRNA hydrolase ArfB codes for MGVMSGPYVIRGSVSLPEAELMWRFSRSSGPGGQHVNTSDSQVELRFDLAATEALPEVWKERALDRLAGRLTDGVIAVRSSEHRSQWRNRETAAVRLAALLAEASAPPPRPRVKRKIPRGINERRLREKKARGDTKRGRSGRDW; via the coding sequence ATGGGTGTCATGTCCGGGCCCTATGTCATCCGCGGTTCGGTCTCCCTGCCGGAGGCCGAGCTGATGTGGCGTTTCTCGCGGTCCTCCGGGCCCGGCGGGCAGCACGTCAACACCAGCGACTCCCAGGTGGAACTGCGCTTCGACCTCGCGGCCACCGAGGCGCTGCCCGAGGTGTGGAAGGAACGCGCCCTGGACCGGCTGGCGGGCCGGCTGACCGACGGCGTGATCGCGGTCCGGTCCTCCGAGCACCGCTCCCAGTGGCGCAACCGCGAGACGGCCGCCGTACGCCTCGCGGCCCTGCTGGCGGAGGCCTCCGCGCCGCCGCCCCGGCCGCGCGTGAAGCGGAAGATTCCCCGCGGGATCAATGAGCGCCGGCTGCGGGAGAAGAAGGCGCGCGGCGACACCAAGCGGGGCCGCTCGGGGCGCGACTGGTAG
- a CDS encoding flavin reductase family protein has translation MLQTKPPTPRTEPVPHAEGVSNEEFRAALSRLAAGVVLVTAQEPPLDEDGRGEDVGMTATAFMSVSLDPPLVMVSLRNDSRMDDLLAEQPLWAVSVLAESQRHIAGRFAMKGRISDRLLFEDIPYLRGEVSGAPLAGGALATLECRTEQRVVAGDHTLVIGRVLSAHVPSGEGGPLTYFRGKYRHLG, from the coding sequence GTGTTGCAGACGAAGCCCCCCACACCGCGTACCGAGCCCGTCCCCCATGCTGAGGGGGTGAGCAACGAAGAGTTCCGTGCCGCCCTGTCCCGGCTGGCGGCCGGCGTGGTGCTGGTCACCGCCCAGGAGCCGCCGCTCGACGAGGACGGACGGGGCGAGGACGTCGGCATGACCGCGACCGCCTTCATGTCCGTGTCCCTGGACCCGCCGCTGGTCATGGTGAGCCTGCGCAACGACTCCCGGATGGACGACCTGCTGGCGGAGCAGCCCCTGTGGGCGGTGTCCGTCCTGGCGGAGAGCCAGCGGCACATCGCCGGGCGGTTCGCGATGAAGGGCCGGATCAGCGACCGGCTGCTCTTCGAGGACATCCCCTATCTACGCGGCGAGGTGAGCGGCGCCCCGCTGGCGGGCGGCGCGCTGGCGACGCTGGAGTGCCGTACGGAGCAGAGGGTGGTGGCGGGCGACCACACGCTGGTGATCGGCCGGGTGCTGAGCGCCCATGTCCCGAGCGGGGAGGGCGGCCCGCTGACGTACTTCCGGGGGAAGTACCGGCACCTGGGCTGA
- the cdgB gene encoding diguanylate cyclase CdgB has product MEAESEPYVRLATMRQLHQAVADLNTARSLADTLQTVADGIVANLGYELACVNLVRPDGDLVVAALAGNHAAEALITGRVGSRASWERRLAMGEAWDGLRFIPHTEGWILLDDDVPQWHTEGPEPRFEDEWHPEDRLYAPMYASGGGSDLLGVISVDRPRNGRRPGAWGREALQMYASQSAIAISNARLRANMQRALVRLEREQQALRASEESFRQAFEYAPSGMAIAELGGDQQGRLLRTNDALCRLLGRPASVLRRYSFADLVHPEDIGTLLRTSAEGGRAELRLGRRDGTYLWVSLRNSVVADTADGPRFLLTHVEDIEERKRHELNLAHRASHDALTGLPNSAELRSRLGSRLCARPDAAATTDVQALDAAYGDVDETRGHYPVAGPGAHPFDHHVHAVAPDTSHDDGAKGLAVLFCDLDGFKSINDRFGHHTGDAVLIEVARRLTTCVRDGDTVARLGGDEFVVLADGLGAADAADLAVRLRNAIIPPIRVDGRAVRVGASFGIGWAACGMTAEEVLRSADQRMYIEKRSRSKVHRRAG; this is encoded by the coding sequence ATGGAGGCCGAGTCGGAGCCCTACGTCCGCCTCGCGACGATGCGGCAGCTGCACCAGGCGGTCGCCGATCTCAACACGGCACGGAGTCTGGCCGACACCCTGCAGACCGTGGCCGACGGGATCGTCGCCAATCTCGGCTACGAGCTTGCCTGCGTCAACCTCGTCCGCCCCGACGGCGACCTCGTCGTCGCCGCCCTGGCCGGCAACCACGCCGCCGAGGCCCTGATCACCGGCCGGGTCGGCTCCCGCGCCTCCTGGGAACGCCGGCTCGCCATGGGTGAGGCCTGGGACGGGCTGCGCTTCATACCGCACACCGAGGGCTGGATCCTCCTCGACGACGACGTCCCGCAGTGGCACACCGAGGGCCCCGAGCCCCGGTTCGAGGACGAGTGGCACCCCGAGGACCGGCTCTACGCCCCGATGTACGCCTCCGGCGGCGGCTCGGACCTCCTGGGCGTCATATCCGTCGACCGGCCGCGCAACGGACGCCGCCCGGGCGCCTGGGGCCGTGAGGCCCTCCAGATGTACGCCTCGCAGTCCGCCATCGCGATCAGCAACGCCCGGCTCCGGGCCAACATGCAGCGGGCCCTGGTCCGGCTGGAGCGCGAGCAGCAGGCGCTCAGGGCCAGCGAGGAATCCTTCCGCCAGGCCTTCGAGTACGCCCCCAGCGGCATGGCCATCGCCGAGCTGGGCGGCGACCAGCAGGGGCGGCTGCTGCGGACCAACGACGCGCTGTGCCGGCTGCTCGGCCGCCCCGCGTCGGTGCTGCGCCGCTACTCCTTCGCCGACCTGGTCCACCCCGAGGACATCGGCACCCTGCTCCGTACCTCCGCCGAGGGCGGCCGGGCCGAGCTGCGGCTGGGCCGCCGGGACGGCACGTATCTCTGGGTGTCGCTGCGCAACTCCGTCGTCGCGGACACCGCGGACGGGCCGCGCTTCCTGCTGACGCACGTCGAGGACATCGAGGAGCGCAAGCGGCACGAGCTGAACCTGGCCCACCGCGCCTCGCACGACGCGCTGACCGGGCTGCCCAACAGCGCGGAGCTGCGCTCCCGGCTCGGCTCCCGGCTGTGCGCCCGGCCGGACGCGGCGGCGACCACCGATGTGCAGGCCCTGGACGCGGCGTACGGGGACGTGGACGAGACACGCGGGCACTACCCGGTCGCCGGTCCGGGCGCGCACCCGTTCGACCACCATGTGCACGCGGTGGCACCGGACACCTCGCACGACGACGGTGCGAAGGGGCTCGCGGTCCTCTTCTGCGACCTGGACGGCTTCAAGTCGATCAACGACCGCTTCGGGCACCACACGGGTGACGCGGTTCTCATCGAGGTGGCGCGCCGCCTGACCACATGTGTGCGGGACGGGGACACGGTCGCCCGGCTCGGGGGTGACGAATTCGTCGTCCTCGCGGACGGCCTGGGCGCGGCGGACGCGGCTGACCTGGCGGTTCGGCTGCGGAACGCCATCATTCCGCCGATCCGGGTGGACGGGCGCGCGGTGCGGGTCGGGGCGAGTTTCGGCATCGGCTGGGCGGCCTGCGGGATGACCGCCGAAGAGGTGCTGCGCTCCGCCGACCAGCGGATGTACATCGAGAAGCGGTCCCGGTCGAAGGTTCACCGCAGAGCCGGCTGA
- a CDS encoding carbohydrate-binding protein, with product MAGNNGASTPEDDDPFGYLYEDGQAAGAQPPGQGGYGYPGPAAQPGVPRTSYNQVRTVGQRQYGQQVPQQQAYGYPPQAPQGQYGQPGPQYAAPETYPGGAATTQVPQQGGRGGSGGSGRGGPNTKGLLIAAVAVVAVVLIGIGAALLTDDGDKDKKAEPTSSEGPGSKVEESPTPEQSPSSSAPAELPKQDAASLQLGGTAQLDNSVKGAKSANGQYINLNEVGRSATWSVEVPEDGEYTLFVTYGVPGKDAKTSLTVNSEDPRDINMKNYANAPEGDLEKGWTTTYAYVNLVKGANTLKISCDEGDQCDANLDQLSLKAGHQTR from the coding sequence ATGGCCGGGAACAACGGCGCGAGCACACCCGAGGACGACGATCCGTTCGGCTACCTCTACGAGGACGGGCAGGCGGCCGGTGCGCAGCCTCCGGGACAGGGCGGCTACGGCTACCCGGGGCCCGCCGCCCAGCCGGGTGTGCCCCGGACCTCGTACAACCAGGTGCGGACCGTCGGCCAGCGCCAGTACGGGCAGCAGGTGCCCCAGCAGCAGGCGTACGGGTACCCGCCGCAGGCGCCCCAGGGCCAGTACGGTCAGCCCGGCCCGCAGTACGCCGCCCCGGAGACGTATCCCGGCGGCGCGGCCACCACTCAGGTGCCGCAGCAGGGCGGGCGCGGTGGTTCCGGCGGTTCCGGCCGGGGCGGTCCGAACACCAAGGGCCTGCTGATCGCCGCGGTCGCGGTGGTCGCGGTGGTGCTCATCGGCATCGGCGCGGCGCTGCTGACGGACGACGGCGACAAGGACAAGAAGGCCGAGCCGACCTCCTCGGAGGGTCCGGGCTCGAAGGTCGAGGAGTCCCCGACCCCGGAGCAGTCCCCGTCCTCCTCCGCCCCGGCGGAGCTGCCGAAGCAGGACGCGGCCTCGCTCCAGCTGGGCGGGACGGCGCAGCTGGACAACTCCGTGAAGGGCGCCAAGAGCGCGAACGGGCAGTACATCAACCTCAACGAGGTGGGCCGTTCGGCGACCTGGTCGGTGGAGGTGCCGGAGGACGGCGAGTACACGCTGTTCGTGACGTACGGCGTGCCGGGCAAGGACGCCAAGACGTCGCTGACGGTCAACTCCGAGGACCCGCGCGACATCAACATGAAGAACTACGCGAACGCCCCCGAGGGCGATCTGGAGAAGGGCTGGACGACGACGTACGCCTACGTCAACCTCGTCAAGGGCGCGAACACGCTGAAGATCTCGTGCGACGAGGGCGATCAGTGCGACGCCAACCTGGACCAGCTGTCGCTGAAGGCCGGTCACCAGACCCGCTGA
- a CDS encoding class II fructose-bisphosphate aldolase yields MPLVSTGELVSAAQAQGRGIAAFNVITLEHAEAIATGAERAGAPAILQISENAVKFHGGRLTAIAAAAAAVARTSSAPLALHLDHVESVDLLHRAHDEGFGSVMFDASKLTYEDNVRATAEAVAWGHARGIWIEAELGKVGGKEGEAPLDAHAPGVRTDPDEAAAYVAATGVDALAVAVGSSHAMTERTAALDHALIGRLRDAVPVPLVLHGSSGVPDDEIRQAVAVSGMVKINVGTALNTAFTGAVRAHLAEHTTGVDPRTYIAPGREAMAATVAGFLALMG; encoded by the coding sequence ATGCCGCTCGTCAGCACCGGTGAACTCGTCTCCGCCGCCCAGGCGCAGGGACGCGGGATCGCCGCCTTCAACGTCATCACGCTGGAACACGCGGAGGCCATCGCCACCGGCGCCGAACGCGCCGGCGCCCCCGCCATCCTCCAGATCTCCGAGAACGCCGTGAAGTTCCACGGCGGCCGGCTCACCGCCATCGCCGCCGCGGCCGCCGCCGTCGCCCGTACGTCGAGCGCCCCGCTCGCCCTGCACCTCGACCACGTCGAGTCCGTGGACCTGCTCCACCGGGCCCACGACGAGGGCTTCGGCTCCGTGATGTTCGACGCCTCCAAGCTCACGTACGAGGACAACGTCCGCGCCACCGCCGAGGCCGTCGCCTGGGGCCACGCGCGCGGCATCTGGATCGAGGCCGAACTCGGCAAGGTCGGCGGCAAGGAGGGCGAAGCCCCGCTCGACGCCCACGCCCCCGGTGTCCGCACCGACCCGGACGAGGCCGCCGCGTACGTCGCCGCCACCGGCGTGGACGCCCTCGCCGTCGCCGTCGGCTCCTCGCACGCCATGACCGAGCGCACCGCCGCCCTCGACCACGCGCTGATCGGCCGGCTGCGCGACGCCGTCCCCGTCCCGCTCGTCCTGCACGGCTCCAGCGGTGTCCCGGACGACGAGATCCGCCAGGCCGTCGCCGTTTCCGGCATGGTCAAGATCAACGTCGGCACCGCCCTGAACACCGCGTTCACCGGAGCCGTCCGCGCCCACCTCGCCGAGCACACCACGGGCGTCGACCCCCGCACGTACATCGCCCCCGGCCGCGAGGCCATGGCCGCCACGGTGGCCGGCTTCCTCGCCCTGATGGGCTGA
- a CDS encoding 1-phosphofructokinase family hexose kinase, producing MILTVTLNTALDLTYGVPALVPHSSHRVTDLSERPGGKGLNVARVLTALGHDTVVTGFAGGATGAVLRDLLAALPRQKGALTDALVPVSGDTRRTLAVVDAATGDTTQFNEAGPHVTADEWAAFLDAYAGLLETADAVALCGSLPPGIHVGAYGELVRLARAAGVPVLLDTSGEPLRRGIAARPDLIKPNSDELAQLTGSREPLRATRDARRRGAHGVIASLGPDGLLAVTPDGVWRAAPPAPVKGNPTGAGDSAVAGLLSGLVESLSWPDRLRRAVALSTATVLAPTAGDFDRTAYEELLPRVAIEEQGPGAV from the coding sequence GTGATCCTCACGGTCACGCTGAACACGGCACTCGACCTGACCTACGGCGTCCCCGCCCTCGTGCCCCACTCCAGCCACCGGGTCACCGACCTCTCCGAGCGCCCCGGCGGCAAGGGCCTCAACGTCGCCCGCGTCCTCACCGCCCTCGGCCACGACACCGTCGTCACCGGCTTCGCCGGCGGCGCCACCGGAGCCGTCCTGCGCGACCTGCTCGCCGCGCTCCCCCGGCAGAAGGGCGCCCTCACCGACGCGCTCGTCCCCGTCTCCGGCGACACCCGCCGCACCCTCGCGGTCGTCGACGCGGCCACCGGCGACACCACCCAGTTCAACGAGGCCGGACCGCACGTCACCGCCGACGAGTGGGCCGCCTTCCTCGACGCGTACGCCGGCCTGCTGGAGACCGCCGACGCCGTCGCCCTGTGCGGCAGCCTCCCGCCCGGCATCCACGTCGGCGCCTACGGCGAACTCGTCCGGCTCGCCCGCGCCGCCGGCGTCCCCGTCCTCCTGGACACCAGCGGCGAACCGCTGCGCCGGGGCATCGCCGCCCGCCCCGACCTGATCAAGCCGAACTCCGACGAGCTCGCCCAGCTCACCGGCTCCCGCGAGCCCCTGCGCGCCACCCGCGACGCCCGCCGCCGCGGCGCCCACGGCGTCATCGCCTCGCTCGGCCCCGACGGCCTGCTCGCCGTCACCCCGGACGGCGTCTGGCGGGCCGCACCGCCCGCCCCCGTCAAGGGCAACCCGACCGGAGCGGGCGACTCCGCGGTGGCCGGGCTGCTCTCCGGGCTCGTGGAGTCCCTGAGCTGGCCGGACCGGCTGCGCCGGGCGGTGGCACTGTCGACGGCGACCGTGCTGGCCCCCACCGCGGGCGACTTCGACCGCACGGCGTACGAGGAGCTGCTGCCGCGCGTCGCCATCGAGGAACAAGGACCAGGAGCGGTCTGA